One Lagenorhynchus albirostris chromosome 8, mLagAlb1.1, whole genome shotgun sequence genomic region harbors:
- the LOC132524164 gene encoding COX assembly mitochondrial protein homolog, translating into MALNHAEPHLRRVEEDVVIPKIMREKARERCSEQVQDFTKCCKDSGILGVVKCQKENSALKECLTAYYNDPDFHEECKMEYLKQREEFRKTGIPTKKRLRKLPTSM; encoded by the coding sequence ATGGCGCTCAACCACGCAGAGCCGCATCTCAGACGAGTCGAAGAAGATGTTGTGATCCCTAAAATAATGAGAGAAAAGGCCCGAGAGAGATGTTCTGAACAAGTTCAAGATTTCACTAAATGTTGCAAGGACTCTGGAATCCTTGGGGTAGTAAAATGCCAGAAAGAAAATTCTGCATTGAAAGAATGTCTAACTGCTTACTATAATGATCCAGACTTTCATGAAGAATGCAAAATGGAATACCTGAAGCAAAGGGAAGAATTCAGAAAAACTGGAATTCCTACCAAGAAAAGGCTGAGGAAGCTTCCCACAAGCATGTAG